A portion of the Gigantopelta aegis isolate Gae_Host chromosome 10, Gae_host_genome, whole genome shotgun sequence genome contains these proteins:
- the LOC121384724 gene encoding Golgi-associated plant pathogenesis-related protein 1-like: MSAITLQVSTKMRLPQIKKTMADKKLIDEVLKAHNQYRALHQVPPLSHDKHLSAHAQKWANRLASADLFEHSDCRFNGKTVGENIAMKWSSRPVEYSGQEVTNEWYNEIQKYRFGNQHQPGCGHFTQVVWKGSKEMGVGMARDQKGNIIVVANYYPAGNMLGDFASNVFPPKGGSTVITKQSDNPPTERSNSKQPGFFVGLEPGIRQCGESRSVSTRTVVEGSGSNRVTKTITEERITKADGQVIVNRQEKIVTG, from the exons ATGTCGGCCATAACACTTCAAGTATCTACCAAGATGAGATTACCTCAAATAAAA AAGACAATGGCGGATAAGAAACTCATAGACGAAGTTCTGAAGGCGCACAATCAGTACCGGGCTCTCCACCAGGTGCCGCCGCTGTCGCACGACAAACACTTGTCGGCGCATGCGCAGAAGTGGGCTAACAGACTTGCATCCGCCGACCTGTTCGAGCACAGCGACTGCCGCTTTAACGGGAAGACCGTTGGAGAAAACATCGCCATGAAGTGGAGCTCCAGACCCGTAGAATACTCGG GTCAAGAGGTCACCAACGAATGGTACAACGAGATTCAGAAGTATAGGTTCGGAAATCAACATCAACCCGGCTGTG GTCACTTCACCCAGGTGGTGTGGAAAGGTTCTAAGGAGATGGGAGTTGGAATGGCGAGGGATCAAAAGGGAAATATCATCGTGGTGGCAAACTACTACCCTGCCGGGAACATGTTGGGCGATTTCGCTAGTAACGTCTTTCCTCCTAAAGGCGGGAGCACCGTAATCACTAAACAATCAG ATAATCCCCCAACGGAGAGATCCAATAGTAAACAACCAGGCTTCTTCGTTGGACTCGAACCGGGTATCAGACAATG TGGCGAATCCAGAAGTGTGAGTACGCGCACAGTCGTTGAGGGGTCCGGCTCTAACAGGGTCACGAAGACAATCACAGAGGAAAGAATCACGAAAGCTGACGGACAGGTGATTGTCAACAGGCAGGAGAAGATCGTCACAGGATGA